A section of the Anabaena cylindrica PCC 7122 genome encodes:
- the ubiE gene encoding bifunctional demethylmenaquinone methyltransferase/2-methoxy-6-polyprenyl-1,4-benzoquinol methylase UbiE: MSNEIRDIFDRIAPVYDQLNDWLSLGQHRIWKEMTVKWSAVKPGDTCLDLCCGSGDLTFRLARYAGVTGKVYGVDFSCNLLTVAKERCHKYYPQASITWLEADVLNLPFDDNQFDAITMGYGLRNVKDIPLSLQEIYRVLKPGGKAAILDFHKPSNAILRTFQQWYLDNLVVPLATNLGVKEEYAYISPSLDRFPIGQEQVRIAQKIGFVNTIHYPISNDMMGVLVVNK; encoded by the coding sequence ATGAGCAACGAAATTCGTGACATTTTTGACCGTATTGCTCCAGTCTATGACCAATTAAATGATTGGTTAAGTCTGGGACAACACCGCATATGGAAAGAAATGACAGTCAAATGGAGTGCAGTTAAACCTGGAGATACTTGCTTGGATTTGTGCTGCGGTAGTGGCGATTTAACTTTTCGATTAGCCCGATATGCAGGAGTAACGGGAAAGGTATATGGTGTAGACTTTTCCTGCAACTTACTCACAGTGGCCAAAGAACGCTGCCACAAATATTACCCCCAAGCATCCATAACTTGGTTAGAAGCTGATGTATTAAATTTACCCTTTGATGACAATCAATTTGATGCCATCACAATGGGATATGGTTTAAGAAATGTTAAAGATATTCCCCTTAGTCTCCAAGAAATATATCGTGTTCTTAAGCCTGGTGGCAAAGCAGCTATTCTAGACTTTCATAAACCTAGTAATGCTATATTGCGTACCTTTCAGCAGTGGTATTTAGACAACTTAGTTGTTCCCCTAGCCACAAATCTAGGCGTAAAGGAAGAATACGCTTATATCAGTCCCAGTTTAGACCGCTTCCCCATTGGTCAAGAACAAGTGCGAATAGCGCAAAAAATTGGTTTTGTCAATACAATACATTATCCCATTTCTAACGATATGATGGGAGTGTTAGTAGTAAATAAATAA
- a CDS encoding DUF445 domain-containing protein produces the protein MDWSHLWLYVSPPILGGVIGYFTNDIAIKMLFRPYQAIYILGWRVPFTPGLIPRNQERLAKNISDTIMGSLLTPDELQKLARRLLQTERVKGAILWLLQLAIEQVQADKNQKSVKIIAGILRDLLGESLPRLLKVLARQENFLEAQINQIFDQILLEFQLSEEQSTRLADWLLEVVLPPDVLRQAIVDFLTDRTIQTIDDSFREKTSGTYWVVANLFGLRNTLTRLRTFCLDEKEATNKRLQELIQDLQMRDRFKKLLQDLSFQNLPIGTVRQLRKTTRDSVRHYLQNSGSDLLKELTESADWENIAGLLLKRLSNSPVVSTSLEVVSEELALILERYLERDLEAIVTQVIPILSIDQVIIDRVKSTSPADLEAAIEGIVKNELQAIVTLGGILGFVVGLFQVGFLFLSRY, from the coding sequence GTGGATTGGTCTCATCTTTGGCTTTATGTATCACCCCCTATTTTGGGTGGAGTTATCGGCTATTTCACCAACGATATAGCCATCAAAATGCTATTTCGCCCCTACCAAGCTATTTATATCCTGGGGTGGAGAGTACCTTTTACTCCCGGATTGATTCCCCGCAATCAAGAACGGTTGGCAAAAAATATTTCCGATACCATTATGGGGTCTCTGTTAACGCCAGATGAATTACAAAAACTGGCGCGACGACTCCTACAAACAGAAAGAGTAAAAGGTGCAATCCTCTGGTTATTGCAGTTAGCAATTGAACAAGTCCAAGCTGATAAAAACCAAAAAAGTGTCAAAATCATCGCGGGAATTTTACGTGATTTATTAGGAGAGTCATTACCACGCCTTCTCAAGGTATTAGCACGACAGGAAAATTTTTTAGAAGCGCAAATCAACCAAATTTTTGACCAGATTTTACTGGAATTTCAACTAAGCGAGGAACAATCAACTCGGTTAGCTGATTGGTTATTGGAAGTAGTTTTACCACCAGATGTGTTAAGACAAGCAATAGTTGATTTTTTAACTGATCGCACAATCCAAACTATTGATGATAGCTTCCGAGAAAAAACCAGCGGTACTTATTGGGTAGTAGCTAATTTATTTGGTTTACGCAATACTCTCACCCGATTGCGGACATTTTGTTTAGATGAAAAAGAAGCTACCAATAAGCGGTTGCAAGAATTAATTCAAGATTTGCAAATGCGCGATCGCTTCAAAAAACTTTTACAAGATTTATCTTTCCAAAACTTACCAATTGGTACAGTCCGTCAACTCAGAAAAACAACGAGAGATAGTGTTCGTCATTATCTCCAAAATAGTGGTAGTGATTTGTTAAAAGAATTAACTGAATCAGCCGATTGGGAAAATATTGCAGGATTACTTCTAAAGCGTTTGAGTAATTCACCTGTTGTTAGTACTTCCTTAGAAGTTGTTTCCGAAGAGTTAGCGTTAATTTTAGAACGCTATTTAGAGAGAGACTTAGAAGCAATCGTTACCCAAGTCATTCCTATTTTATCTATAGATCAAGTGATTATCGACAGAGTAAAATCAACTTCACCTGCTGATTTAGAAGCCGCAATTGAGGGAATTGTTAAAAATGAATTACAGGCGATTGTGACTTTAGGCGGTATTTTAGGTTTTGTTGTCGGGTTATTTCAAGTGGGATTTTTATTTTTGAGTCGATATTAA
- the ald gene encoding alanine dehydrogenase — MEIGVPKETKDQEFRVGLSPSSVRVLRENGHSIFVQTQAGTGAGFTDEDYISAGAEIVSTLEAAWNRELVIKVKEPLVSEYNLLQKGQLLFTYLHLAADRKLTEHLLDCGISAIAYETVEQAGVNRLPLLTPMSIIAGRLAVQFGARFLERQQGGKGVLLGGVPGVKAGKVVILGGGVVGTEAAKIAVGMGAIVQILDVNVERLSYLETLFGSRVELLYSNSAHIETAVKEANLLIGAVLIPGRRAPILVSRDLVKQMHPGSVIVDVAVDQGGCVETLHPTSHTSPVYIDEGVVHYGVPNMPGAVPWTSTQALNNSTLPYAVQLANLGIKALDVNPALAKGLNVQNHRLIHPAVQEVFPDLVS; from the coding sequence ATGGAAATCGGCGTTCCTAAGGAAACTAAGGATCAAGAGTTTCGTGTAGGGTTAAGTCCTTCTAGTGTGCGGGTACTGCGAGAAAATGGTCATAGTATCTTCGTCCAAACACAGGCGGGTACTGGTGCTGGATTTACAGATGAAGACTATATCAGTGCGGGGGCAGAAATTGTCTCTACACTGGAAGCCGCTTGGAATCGGGAGTTAGTGATCAAGGTTAAAGAACCGTTGGTAAGCGAGTATAATCTTCTGCAAAAGGGACAGTTATTATTTACTTATTTACATTTGGCAGCCGATCGCAAATTAACAGAACATTTACTAGATTGTGGCATTAGTGCGATCGCTTACGAAACAGTAGAACAAGCTGGAGTGAATAGATTACCCTTGCTTACCCCGATGAGCATTATCGCTGGTCGGTTAGCGGTACAATTTGGCGCTAGATTTCTAGAACGTCAACAAGGTGGTAAAGGCGTACTTCTCGGCGGTGTACCCGGTGTCAAAGCTGGCAAAGTAGTAATTTTAGGTGGTGGTGTCGTCGGCACAGAAGCCGCTAAAATTGCGGTGGGTATGGGTGCGATCGTACAAATTTTAGATGTCAACGTTGAACGTCTTTCTTACTTAGAAACTCTTTTTGGTTCTAGAGTTGAACTGCTGTATAGCAACTCTGCTCATATTGAAACCGCAGTTAAAGAAGCCAATTTACTCATTGGTGCGGTTTTAATTCCTGGCAGGAGAGCGCCAATTTTAGTATCCCGTGATTTGGTTAAACAAATGCATCCCGGTTCAGTGATTGTGGATGTTGCAGTTGATCAAGGTGGATGTGTAGAAACATTACACCCTACATCTCACACCAGTCCGGTATATATTGATGAGGGTGTGGTACATTATGGTGTTCCTAATATGCCAGGGGCTGTACCCTGGACATCCACTCAAGCTCTCAACAACAGCACTTTGCCCTATGCTGTGCAGTTGGCTAATTTGGGAATTAAGGCTTTGGATGTTAACCCAGCTTTGGCTAAGGGTTTGAATGTGCAGAATCATCGTTTAATACATCCGGCTGTACAAGAGGTTTTCCCTGATTTGGTGAGTTAA